In bacterium, the genomic stretch CCGCCCGGTACCGGGGTGATGGCAGCCGCCACCTCCGCCACCTCCTTGAACTTGACGTCTCCCACCAGCGAGCCCGACCCGGTCCGGTTGATGCCGACGTCGATCACCACGGCGCCCTCGCGGACGTACCGGCCGGTCACCATCTCCGGTCGGCCGACCGCCACCACCAGGATGTCGGCCCGGCGGGTGACGCCGGGCAGGTCCTCCGTGCGGGAGTGGGCGATCGTGACGGTGGCGTCGACGCCGCGCGCCGCCATGAGCAACGCCAGGGGCCGCCCCACCAGGAAGGACCGTCCCACCACCACCACGTTCGCTCCACGGAGCGGAACTTCGTAGTGCTCGAGCATGCGCAGGCATCCGCTCGGGGTGCAGGGCGCGAACACCGGACGATCCAGGACGATCATCCCGAGGTTGGTGGGATGGAGGCCGTCCACGTCCTTGGCCGGATCGATCTCGATCGTGGCGCTCTGGTCATCCAACCCCGCCGGGAGCGGGAGTTGGAGCAGGATGCCGTCGACGGAGGGGTCCTCGTTGAGGCGCCGGAGGAGGGCGACCACCCGGTCCTGGGACACGTCACCGGCAAGTTCGTGGTGGACGGAGCGGATGCCCACTTCCGCCGCCCGCCTGCGCTTGGAACGGACGTAGGCCGCGGAGGCCGGGTCGTCCCCCACCAGGACGGTCGCCAGGGTGGTTTCCTTGCCCCGGTCGCGCAGAGCGGCCACCCGTTGCCCTGTCTCAGCCAGGACCGCTCGGGCCACGGCCTTGCCATCAAGGACCTGTGCGCTCATCTCGTTCCCCTTCTCAATGGCGGAATCGTCGCTCGCCGGTGAAGATCATCGACAACCCGAGCCGATCGGCCGCGTCCACGACCGCGCGGTCGTTCACCGATCCGCCGGGCTGAATGATCAACTCTACGCCTCCGGCAGCGGCCGCTTCTATCCCGTCGGGGAACGGAAAGAAGCCGTCCGAGGCGCACACCCCGCCCGAGGCGCGTCCCGACGCCTTGCCGACCGCGATCTCGACCGCGCCCACCCGGTCCTGCTGCCCCCCGCCGATTCCCCAGGCGGTCCCGTTCCTGGCCAGGACCGCGGCGTTGGAGGCGACATGGGCGGCCACCCGCCAAGCGAACGCGGCATCCTCCACCAGATGGCCCGGATCGCGCCGGCTCACCACCCGCCACGACGATCTGCCCGATGACTCGGGAGAGGCACCCTGCACCAGCCAGCCCCCTTCGATCCGGCGTAGCGTCCGAGCAGCACGCCGCGGGGCCGCAGCTTCGAGAATGCGCGTTCCGGCCCGCCGCGCGCGGAGCTGAGCCACCACCCCCTCGCCGTAGCCGGGGGCGATGATGACATCCGCCTGCGGGCCGCCCGCCATCAGCCCCGCCGTCTCGAGGTCCACCGGCCGGTTCAAGGCCACCACTCCGCCGAAGGCTGCCCTCTCGTCACACGCCAGCGCCATGCGGTAGGCGTTAGCCGGGTCCGACCCGACGGCGGCGCCGCACGGCCCGGCGTGCTTGATGATCGCCGCTGCCGGCTGATCGCCCAGGTCGTGGACCAGCGCCCAGCCCGCTCCGGCATCCAGCAGGTTGAGGTAGCTCAGCGCCACACCGCTGTGCTGGACGACGGCGTTCCACCAGTCCTCGGCATCGTCCGGTGAGCCGGGAGTCCCGACCCGCCGGTAGCTCGCGGCCGGTTGATCGGGGTTCTCCCCGTAGCGGAGCACGTCGGCCCGCTCCAACGAGAGGTGGAGGGTCGGCGGGAGGAGGACTTTCCCGTCTCGTTCGTCGAGCCAGCTCACGATCGCGCCGTCGTAGGCGGCGGTGCGGGCGAACGCCTTCCTGGCCAGGGTCCGGCGCGTCGTGCCGGACAGCCAGCCTCCGGAGCGGATCTCGTCGAGAACGGCCGGATAATCCGACGGGTCGCATATCACGCCGACATGACGATGGTTCTTGGCCGCCGCCCTGATCAAGGCCGGACCGCCGATGTCGATGTTCTCTGTGCCGGGCCTGGACTCGAACGGGTAGAGGTTGACCACCACCAGGTCGATCGGTTCGATCCCGTACCGTTCCATGTCGGCCCGGTGGTCCGGGTCCGACCGATCGGCGAGGATGCCTCCGTGGATCTTCGGGTGGAGCGTCACCACCCGGTGGCCCAGCATGGCGGGAGAGCCGGTGCGGTCGGCCAGGTCGACGACCTCCAGACCTGCCCCGGCCAGGGCGGCAGCGGTGCCGCCACTCGCCAGGACCTGCCATCCGGAGTCGACCAGCCCGGTGGCGAATTCGACCAGCCCGGACTTGTCGAACACCGACAGGAGCGCTCGGCGGTTCAAGCTCGCCACCCACAGGGTCGGAAGGGTGACTGTGGAATCGGCCTCAGCAAGCCGGCGTCCGGATCATCAGAGGCCGGCGACCACTTCCACCATGAGGCGGCCGGCCTCCGAAGGGCTCTCCCCCACCCGCACGCCGGCTCCGCTCAGGGTCTCGATCTTGGCGGCGGCGGTCCCCTTCCCGCCCGATACGATGGCGCCGGCATGGCCCATCTTCTTGCCGGGAGGAGCGGTTATCCCGGCGATGTAGGCGACCACCGGCTTGGTCATACGCTCGGCGATGAAGGCGGCCGCCTCCTCCTCCGCCGAGCCGCCGATCTCCCCGATCATCATCACCGCCCCGGTTTCGGGGTCGTCCTCGAAGGCGGCGAGACAGTCGGTGAAGGACGTCCCGGGTACGGGATCGCCGCCGATCCCCACGCAGGTGGTAACCCCGATCCCGGCCTGCTTCAACTCGTAGAGGGCCTGGTAGGTCAGGGTTCCCGAGCGGCTGACCAGCCCCACCGGTCCGCCCGGAAGTGCGATGTCGCCGGAGGTAATGCCGACGTTGGCCTTGCCCGGGCTGATCAGACCGGGGCAGTTGGGTCCGATCATCCGGACCTCGGGGTGGTCACGCCCTAGCTTGGCGAACAGCCAGGCCTCGTCCTTGGCGGGCACACCCTCGGTGATCACGACCACCAGGGTCACGCCGCCTTCGGCGGCCTCCACCACGGCGCCCCGCACGTACGGGGCGGGAACGAACACGCAGGAGACATCGGCGCCCGTGGCCTGTACGGCGGCGCCCACCGTGGCGAACACCGGGATGCCCTCCACCGAGGCACCGGCCTTGGACGGGTTGGTACCGGCCACGACACGGGTGCCGTAGGCGCGGTTGCGGAGCGCATGGAAACGGCCGGCGCGGCCGGTCAGCCCCTGGTAGACCACCCTGCTGTGCTCGTCCAGCCAGATGCTCATCTACTGCCTGCCATCGCCACTGCCCGGGCGGCGCCGCCGGACATCGACCCGGCCATCATCAGCATCTCCGACAGCCGGGGCGCCACCATCGCCCTGCCCTGGTCGGCATTGGTGCCGTCGAGCCGCAGAACGATGGGGGCTCGCAACTCGACCCGGTCCAGCGCGTCGAGGATTCCCTGGGCCACCACCTCTCCCTGCACGATCCCGCCGAAGATGTTGATGAATATGGCCTTGACCGCCGGATCGTTGTTGATGACCCGGAGTGCGGCGGCCATGGTCTCGACATCAGCGCCGCCGCCGATATCGAGGAAGTTGGCGGCCGCGCCGCCGGCCTGGGCAACCACGTCCACCGTGCTCATCGCCAGCCCGGCGCCGTTGGCGATCACGCCCACCGTTCCGTCCAGCCCCACGTATTGCAGGCCCAGGGCATGGGCGGAGGCCTCCCGCTCGTCGCGGGGTTGGGTGGCGTCGTAGGTGCGGTACTCGGGATGGCGGAACACCGAGTTGTCGTCCAGCGTCACCTTGGCATCGAGGGCTCGTACCCGTCCCTCCGCGGTCAGTATCAGAGGATTGATCTCGACAAGGTCGGCATCCCCCTCCACGAAGGCCTCGTAGAGCCGGAGCAGCACGTCCACCAGCTCGTCGGCGGCCGCCTCATCCAGCCGTGCGGCTCGAACCCACGTCCGGACGCCTGCTTCCCCCAGACCCTCGACCGGGTCCACCCAAATCCTGGCGATGCTGCCGGGATCCGACTCGGCCACCGCCTCGATGTCCACCCCGCCCCGGGCGGACAGCATGCCCAGGTAGCGGCGGGCGGAACGGTCCAGGGTGAAGCTGGCGTAGTACTCGGCGGCGATCCGCGCAGCCTCCTCGATGAGTACGCAGCCCACCGTATGGCCCCCGATGTCCATGCCGAGGATGGAGTCGGCGGCGCTAGCCACTTCCTCCCCGTCCCCGGCCAACTTGATCCCGCCGGCCTTGCCCCGACCTCCGATGTGTACCTGGGCCTTCACCACGACCGGATATCCGAGCCGGTCAGCGACCTCACACGCCTCGGAAACGCTCTGAGCCACGAAGCCGGGCGACACGGGAAGCCTGTAGCGGCTGAAGAATTCTTTTCCCTGGTACTCGAGGAGATCCACGAGCCGTGATTCTATCCCCGTGCTGGACAGCCTCCCATCAGCGGAGGCGGTCGCCATCCTGCCTACCCATCTCCGGAGGCAATCCATCGTCTGACGGCGCAGGCACCGGTCAGACTCTGATCACGTCGAGTCCGTCCAGTAGAGGGAAGTCTTCATCCTGGGTGACAACGGCAATGTCGAGCGCCATCGCCGTCGCGGCAATCCATGAGTCGTTGACCGGCATCCGTAGCCCGTTGTCGCGCAGGATCAGGCACAGCCGAGCCCATGCCGCAGCAACCTCTCCGTCGATTGGTAGAGGGTCGAACGCCAACGCCGCTGAGAGTGTGCCGAGCCGGCGGTCTCGCGTCGCCACATCGCCTGCAGCGAGCACTCCGGCCCTCAACTCGCCGATGGTGATCACCGATACTGCCAACTCCTCGGGCATGGCTCGCTCGGCGATCAGCCGGCCGCTCTCCCGCGCGATGAACACCGATGTGTCGGCGAGACCCCGACTTGTTACCACGGAATGTCGTCTGTGGTCTCGCCCGCCAGCAGCACAAGATCCTCAGCCAGGCCGGGATCGGCCTGGTAAGGCAGAACCTCACGGACAAACCGATCACGCGATATCCATGCTGGTCGACGAGCAACCGGTGACAATTCGGCGACCGGACGTCCCCGCACGGTGACCGTGATCCGTTGGCCCTCGGCCACGCTCTCCAAGAGCGCTCCGGTGCGATTGCGTAACTCCCTGGAAGCAACTTCTCTCATGAGATGACTGTAGCACAAATGCTACAGTTGTCGCACCGGTAGTCCGGCCCTCAGCGGGAACCGACGTTGGATTCCACCCATGCGGTCACTTCGGCCAGGGGGGTTCCGGGCGTGAAGATAGCCGCTATCCCCTGCTCCATTAGCACCTCGGCATCGTGTTCGGGGACTATCCCACCGCCGAAGACCACAACGTCGGCCGCAGCCCGCTCCCGGAGCAACTCCACGACCGCAGGGAAGAGGGTCATGTGGGCACCGGAGAGCGCAGAGAGGCCGATGGCGTTCACGTCCTCCTGGATGGCCGTCTCCACGATCTGGGCCGGGGTCTGGTGGAGGCCCGAGTAGATGACCTCGTTCCCCGCGTCCCGGAGCGCCCTGGCCACGACCTTGGCGCCCCGGTCATGGCCGTCCAGGCCGGGTTTGGCAACCAGGATGCGTCGGGGCATGCGATGCTCGGCCTCCCGTTACTTGCGAGAGACACCGGGAAGGGACATGGCCCGCTTCCGCTCGATGTCGTCGACCATCTCTCGGAACGAGGCCGCGAAACTGCTCACACCGTCCCGCTCCAGCTTGGCCGCCACGGCGTCGTAGTCGACCCCCACCGCCTCGAGATCCTCCAGCACCATCACCCCGTCCGCCATCTGGTTGATCCCGAGCACTTCCGGCGTGTCAGGCCCATGGTCCTGGTACGCCGCGATGGCCGACTCCGGCAAGGTGTTGACGGTCTCGGGCGCCACCAGCGTGTCGATGTACAGGGTGTCGGAATAGGCCGGGTTCTTGGTGGAGGTTGACGCCCAGAGCGGCTTCTGCACGTTGGCGCCTTTCCGGCGGAGCCGGAACCAGCGATCGGACGAGAACGCCCGCAGGAACTCCAGGTAGGCGACACGGGCGTTGGCCACCGCGCTCCGGCCAGCCAGCGCGCCCGCCTGAGAAATACCGATCACACCAAGGCGCTTGTCCACCTCGGTGTCGAAGCGGGAGACGAAGAACGAGGCCACCGAGTTGACGGTTGCCGGGTTGCCGCCCACCTCCCGGAACCGCTCCAGGCCGCTCATATAGGCGTCGATCACAGCGAGATAGCGCTCCAGCGAGAAGATGAGGGTGACGTTCACCGAGATGCCTTCCGCTACGGCCGCCTCGATGGCCGTCAGGCCTGCCCGGGTCGCCGGTATCTTGATGAGCAGGTTGGGACGGTCGACCCGCTTCACCCAGTCGCGAGCCTCCGCGACCGTGGCCTCCGGCTCGTGAGCCAGTTCGGGCGACACCTCGACCGATACGAACCCGTCCAGACCGCCCGACCGGCGATGAGTGGGCGCCATGACCTCGCAGGCCCGGCGGATGTCACTGGTGACGACCGCCGTGTAGATCTCGTCAACATCGGCATCGTGGGCGACCAACTCGTTGATCTGGGCGTCGTAGGAGTCTCCGGACAGCATCGCCTTGGCGAAGATCGTGGGGTTGGAGGTGACCCCGCTGATCCCGGCCTCGACGTATCTTTCCAACTCGCCGGATTGCAGCATCTCCCTGGAGATGGAATCGAGCCACACCGACTGCCCCAACGCCCCGAGGGCATGAAGCCTCGAGCCTCTGTCCTCGAACACGCCCAGCCTCCCCGGTCTCGTGCCGCCACCTGCCGGCGACTCCATCACCATGCCTGCCCAACGGTAATACGGACCGCCCGCCTAGCCAGATCTAGACCTTTTCCAGCGGGGCCCAGTGAACGAGGAGCCGCTTGGTGCCCTTGGTCGGGAAGTCGACCTCGACCTGGGCGCCGCCACCGGCGCCCTCCACCCGCACCACCCGGCCGATCCCCCAGACGTCGTGTCGCACCCGATCGTCCACCGCCAGTTCGGTATCGGCCCGCGCCCGGCGGCGCCCGCCGATCGACTCCCGCCGGTGATCCCGCAGGCGCCTGCCCAGCTTGCTGACCAGGCCGACCGGAATCTCCCTCAGGAACCGGGAGGGCGGGTTGTAGGTTGACATCCCGTACAGCAGGCGGGACCGGGCGGCCGAGAGGTACAGGCGCTCCTGAGCCCTGGTGAGGCCTACGTAGCACAGCCGGCGCTCCTCCTCGAGCTCGTCATGATCGGTGAGAGCCCTGGCATACGGGAAGACCCCGTCCTCCATGCCCACGATGAAAACCACCGGGAACTCGAGGCCCTTGGCGTTGTGCAGGGTCATGAGGGTCACCGCCCCCCCTTCATCTTCCAGTTCGTCGGTATCGCTGACCAGGCTGACCGATTCCAGGAACCGCTCCACCAGGCGCATCCCACCCGGTTCTTCCCCCTCCTCCGGCAGCGCGGCGAGCTCGAACTCCTCCGCACCGGAGATAAGCTCGCGCAGGTTCTCCGCCCTCCCCTGTGCCTCCACGGTGCCCTCGCGCTCAACCGCCTCGAGATAGCCGACCTCCTCCAGCACCGCCCTCACCGCTGCGGCCGGACCGGACTCGGCATGGCCGGCGACCTTCTCCATATCGCCAAGGAAGGAATCGATAGCGCGGTGGGCCCGCTTCGCCAGCGAGTCGTTCTCCGCGTGACGCCGGGCCGCCTCGAAGAAGGTGATCTCCTCCGACTCCGCGAAGCGGTCCAGCCAGCCGATCGTCACGCGGCCGATCCCCCGCCGGGGTAGGTTGATGATCCGGCGCGCCGACACCTCGTCGGCCGGGTTGACCAGCACCCGCAGATAGGCCAGTACGTCCTTGATCTCGCGCCGCTCGTAGAACCGGACCGTACCGATCACCCGGTAGGACACGCCGAAACGGGCAAAACTCTCCTCCACGGCCCGGCTCTGGGCGTTGACCCGGTAGAAGACCGCCATTCGCGACAGGTCGAAGCCCTCTCTCGACAGCTTTCTGATCTCCTCGGCCACGAACCCGCCCTCGTCGGCTTCGTCCTCGGCGGTGTAGAGCGAGATCGGAGCACCCTGGCCGAGGTCGCTCCACAGCCGCTTCGGCCGGCGGCGCCCGTTGTGGGAGATCACCGCGTTGGCGGCTTCCAGGATGGTCTGGGTGGAGCGATAGTTCTGGTCCAGCACCACCACCCGCGCCTGGGGGAAGTCCCGCTCGAAGTTGAGGATGTTGCGGATGTCGGCCCCTCGGAACGCGTAGATCGACTGATCGGAGTCCCCGACCGCGCAAATGTTGGCCCGGTCCCCGCCAAGCTGGCGGACCAGGACGTACTGGGCGCGGTTGGTGTCCTGGAACTCGTCGACATGCAGGTAGCGGAACCGCTCGCGGTAGTACTGGAGCACCTCCGGGAAGGCGTCGAAGACCTCGGCGGCGACCATGAGGAGATCGTCGAAGTCCATCGCCGAGTTCTTCAACAACTGCTCCTGGTAGAGGCGGTAGATGTCCGCCTCTACCTCGTGCCGGAAGTTCCCTCCCTGTTCGCGGAAGCTCTCGTAGTCCACCAACTCGTTCTTGGCGTTCGAGATCTTGGCCCGCATCGCCCGGGGCTGGAAGGTCTTCGGGTCCAGACGCAGATCGCGGATCACCTGGTTGATGGCCCGGAGCGAGTCCTGGGCGTCGTAGATCGTGAACTGTGACGAGTAGCCCAGCCGGGGCGCCTCCCTGCGGAGGATCCTCACGCAGGCGGAGTGGAAGGTGGATACCCACATCCCCTTGGCGCGCGGGCCGACCAACCTCTTGACCCGCGCCTTCATCTCGCCGGCCGCCTTGTTGGTGAACGTGATGGCGAGGACCTCCCACGGAGCCACCCCGAGGTCGCGTATCAGGTGGGCGACCCGGTAGGTGAGCACTCTGGTCTTGCCCGAGCCGGCGCCCGCCACCACCAGCACAGGACCCTCGGTGGCGGCCACCGCCTCCCGCTGGGCCGGGTTGAGATCGGCGAATAGCGGAGAGTCCACCGGGTCGTCGGGAGCAGCGTCGGTTGTGATCATCTGGACCATCCCGGCCATGTTAACCAAGCCCCCTGTCATCTAATCACAGCATTGTGATTACACGACATGCGTGTACAACGGTCTCGGGGCGCCTGCCAGAATGACCCACCGACCTCGCCGGCCGCATCAGGAGACACCGATGAGCCCACCGCCCCTCTACCTCCAGCCCGGCCGGATCGGGACGGTGACCACCGCCAACCGGATCGTGCGCGCCGCCACGTCCGAGACCATGGCCGCACCCGGCGGTGAGGTACTGGACTCCTACGTGGGCCTCTACCGGCGCCTCGCCCGGGGCGGCGCGGGCCTCATCCTCACCGGCCACATGTACGTCGACCCGCGCGGGCAGGCCAGCCGCCACCAGACCGGGATCCACCATGATGGCGTGATCCCTTCCCTCCGGCGCGCCACCCGCGCCGTGCACGAGGCCGGCGGGACGATCTTCGCCCAGCTCGGCCATTGCGGTAGCCAGACCATGATGTCGTCCATCACCCCGGTGGCTCCCTCGCCGGTGCCGAACGCCATGTACGCCCACCAGCCCGAGGAGCTGTCCGAGGGCGGCATCGAGGCATTGGTCCTGGCCTTCGGCGACGCGGCCGGGCGGGCCCGCGATGCGGGTTTCGACGGCGTCCACATCCACGGCGGCAACGGTTACCTGATCTCGGAGTTCTGCTCACCCCACGCCAACACCAGGGAGGACGGCTGGGGTGGTGACGCCGAGCGCCGCGGCCGGTTCTTCATGGAGGTCTACGAGGCCGTGCGCGCGGCCGTCGGGGCAGGGTTCCCGGTAACCGCGCGGCTCAGCGTGGAGGACTCGGTTCCGGGCGGCCTGCGACGGGAGGAGTCACTGCAGCGGGCCAAGTTGCTGGCGGAGCGGGGCATCGACGGATTCGAGACCACTTTCGGCGTGATGCGTAGCTACGCCGAGAACATCCGCCCGTACGTGGCGGTCGGCCGTCGTCAGGCCTGGAGGCAGGTGGTGGCGCCGCGATGCTGGAAGCCGGAGGGCCCCGAGGCCTACTACCGGCCCTTCGCACGGGCCGTCCGCCGGGCTGCCGGCGTACCCACGATCCTGGTGGGAGGCATGCGGACCACCGGCACGATGACCGACGTGCTGGCCTCCGGCGACGCCGACTTCGTGGCCATGGCCCGCCCGTTCATCCGCGAACCCGACCTGGTGCGGAAGCTCGAGGCCGGGCGTAAGGGCGGCGTCGAGTGCGTGTCATGCAACATGTGCCTGGCCCACGACGGCTGGGATCCCCTCCAGTGCTGGCGCGACACCCCCGCCAACGTCATCCGCCATGTCGGAAAGCGCTACTGGACCAACCGCCGCAACCCGCAGTAACACGGTGTTAAGGCTCTGCCGGTAGGCCGGGCTACTCCCACTCGATGGTGGCGGGTGGCTTGGAGGAAATGTCGTAGGCCACCCGGTTGATTCCCGGAACCTCGTTCATCACCCGGCGGGAGATCCGCTCGAGGACCGGATACGGGATCCGGGCGAAGTCCGCCGTCATGGCATCCTCGGAGGTGACCGCTCGCACCACGAGGGCGTGGGCGTAGGTCCGCCCATCGCCCTGCACCCCCACTGTCCTGACGTCGGGCAGCACCGCGAACGACTGCCATATCTCCCGGTAGAGCCCGGCGCGGTGGATCTCCGCGGTGACGATGGCGTCGGCCGCCCGGAGGAGTTCCAGCCGTTCCCGGGTGATTCCTCCGATCACGCGTACCGCCAGGCCGGGACCGGGGAAGGGCTGGCGCCAGACGATCTCCTCGGGAAGCCCCAACTCCTCCCCCACCGCCCGGACCTCGTCCTTGAATAGATCTCGAAGCGGCTCGATGAGCTCGAAATCGAGGTTGTCGGGGAGCCCGCCCACGTTGTGGTGGGTCTTGATGGTGGCGGCGGAGGCGCCGCCGGACTCGATGACATCCGGATAGAGGGTGCCCTGGACCAGGAACCGAGCATCAGGGATGCCCGCGGTGGCCTCCTCGAAGGTGCGGATGAAGAGCTCACCGATGATCCGGCGCTTACGCTCGGGATCGGCCACTCCTGCCAGCGCGTCCAGGAACCGATCGGCGGCGTCGACCCGTACCAGGTCGACCTCGAAGTTCCGGCGGAAGGTCTCATCGACCTGCTCGGCCTCGCCGGCGCGCAGCAGCCCATGATCCACGAACACGCAGGTGAGGCGGTCCCCGACCGCCCGATGGACCAGGGCGGCGGCCACCGCCGAGTCCACCCCGCCGGAGAGGCCGCACACGACCCTGGCGTCTCCCACCCTGGCCCGGATGGCGCTGACCTGCTCGGTGATGATCGACCCGCCGGTCCAATCCTGCGCTGCCCCGCACGCGTCCCTCACGAACCGCTCCATCACTTCGAACCCGTGGTCTGTGTGGACCACCTCGGGGTGGAACTGGACGCCGTAGTAACCGCGCTCCGGCTGCTCCATGGCCGCCACCGGCGAGCCCGGCGTAGTGGCTACGCCGGCAAACCCCTGCGGCGGTTCCGTGACGGCATCCATGTGGCTCAT encodes the following:
- the guaA gene encoding glutamine-hydrolyzing GMP synthase, producing MNPVPPTGGDACHRPVLVVDLGAQYAQLIARRIRQAGVFSLIVSRDISVEEVRRHHPLGLVLSGGPLSVYSDDAYLIDPGLLEMGVPVLGICYGHQLLAHLLGGTVERTGEAEYGRTSLDVTGDSLLLAGTPARQDVWMSHMDAVTEPPQGFAGVATTPGSPVAAMEQPERGYYGVQFHPEVVHTDHGFEVMERFVRDACGAAQDWTGGSIITEQVSAIRARVGDARVVCGLSGGVDSAVAAALVHRAVGDRLTCVFVDHGLLRAGEAEQVDETFRRNFEVDLVRVDAADRFLDALAGVADPERKRRIIGELFIRTFEEATAGIPDARFLVQGTLYPDVIESGGASAATIKTHHNVGGLPDNLDFELIEPLRDLFKDEVRAVGEELGLPEEIVWRQPFPGPGLAVRVIGGITRERLELLRAADAIVTAEIHRAGLYREIWQSFAVLPDVRTVGVQGDGRTYAHALVVRAVTSEDAMTADFARIPYPVLERISRRVMNEVPGINRVAYDISSKPPATIEWE